The Gallus gallus isolate bGalGal1 chromosome 28, bGalGal1.mat.broiler.GRCg7b, whole genome shotgun sequence genome has a segment encoding these proteins:
- the MYO9B gene encoding unconventional myosin-IXb isoform X4, giving the protein MSLKDADSAICQTKVAYNLHVYPQLSTESAPCCKVTATKDTTSSDVIKDVINILNLDVSKSYVLVEVKETGGEEWVLDTNDSPVHRVLLWPRRAQDEHPQKDGYYFLLQERNTDGTIKYAQMQLLSKETDARRLVERGFLPWQQEDFDDLCNIPNLTEKTLLENLKCRFLKHKIYTYAGSILIAINPFKFLPIYNPKYVKLYENHQLGKLEPHIFAIADVAYHTMLKKHVNQCIVISGESGSGKTQSTNFLIHCLTALSQKGYASGVERTILGAGPVLEAFGNAKTAHNNNSSRFGKFIQVNYLENGVVRGAVVEKYLLEKSRLVSQEKDERNYHVFYYLLLGVNEEERKEFHLKQPEDYSYLNQCNLKIEDGEDLRHDFERLKQAMEMVGFLSATKKQIFSVLSAILYLGNVTYKKKATGRDEGLEVGPPEVLDILSQLLKVKREILVEVLTKRKTVTANDKLILPYSLSEAITARDSMAKSLYSALFDWIVLRINHALLNKKDMEESVTCLSIGVLDIFGFEDFETNSFEQFCINYANEQLQYYFNQHIFKLEQEEYKSEGITWHDIDYTDNVACIHLISKKPTGLFYLLDEESNFPRATNQTLLAKFKQQHEENKFFVATPVMEPAFIIRHFAGKVKYQIKDFREKNMDYMRPDIVALLRSSDSAYVRELIGMDPVAVFRWAVLRAAVQAMAVFAEAGRQRAQKTAGVVRQGPRVPLGELQRSNTPVEKVYRRSMLDFSFDCSEDFDINAFEDIISFYENKKKSKAIKQKQIIPKNLLDSKSLKLIVSMTLHDRTTKSLLHLHKKKKPPSISAQFQTSLNKLLETLGKAEPFFIRCIRSNAEKKEMLFDENLVLQQLRYTGMLETVRIRRSGYSAKYTFQEFIDQFQVLLPKNAKASKEDIFAYLSKLKLDKNNCQIGKTKVFMKEAERQILQDTLHKEVIRKIILLQSWLRMVLERRRFLRTRQAAIVLQACWRSRCVRRALQRNNAAIYIQSAWRRYREQKRYLEQKKRICLVQATVRGYLQRKRFQKMVMEKQKDEEEQRKIQEAQDRENDMSKDEGDESTTDQLPVKHESELDHTVEGKDEVPSEQAENLGSSETATLPQKNVIEGSEKVTSSREKREFRRQRGLEHNELQNKHVQFSFEGTALLCPEEQTSSEEALENVPEPKESTEQDAVLQGSSEKEQNANDGKAISDTPLLSEIKESSNIPEQPPALEAERVDKAVDRVMKTQENQNSQLKVSQSCPERPTDLALNLENTLFATGSFQTPPECSGDKNKRPVQKETKDLDSPTSSQIQRYVDDPGKLKYKREKWKGKRQSDAGQNDLLSQSLDGRTRADQSPRDQLEKKGTSSSLNDLSMLAHAATSQQSPDSTEEEKGNKKYLLQKKPSDLLPTSDSVVSMQPASQQIDAKSAFKSPLRRLLGKKPDKKIPKEYPDVIDEGDGLSLTSCLLFPETGGAQKVSEASSGQPSRLQVGERHVKESSKAKKNRTIKISKISSVSQNWRASIVREIANANELKHLDEFLLNKINDLRSQKSGVECLFFEATEKFRGNIKTMYSAPNGQIHVGYKDLVENYQLLVTNLAKKREEKEVKLVLNLFQSLLDEFIRGYTKKEESEQPKQTKAQKKKRKQDRAIEEHNGHVFTNYQVSIRQSCEHCSSYIWPMEKACLCSVCKLTCHKKCMSKIQSSCTSCGKKNEQDAEPRHFGVSVSSLTSERNSVPIVMEKLLEHVEMHGLYTEGIYRKSGSANRMKELKQLLQADPNSVKLENYPIHTITGILKQWLRELPDPLMTSAQYNDFLRAVELPEKQEQLCAIYSVLEQLPQANHDTLERLIFHLVKVALIEDVNRMSPNALAIVFAPCLLRCPDTSDPLTSMKDVSKTTMCVEMLIKEQIRKYKIKMDEINQLEAAESIAFRRLSLLRQNTLWPVKLGFSSPYEGMLSKSPQVKGNDSGSSELDSLHEEEEVSEADNREKEILIDRIQSIKEEKEDITYRLPELDQRGSDEENVDSETSASTESLLEERTGRMDTEGITISGVQCCAQSSNVPAKDICTVPSLLQTSSSSLSASLASRRRSSLTLSKIKVPRRTPVMPTANIKLPPGIFKCTESQGKTSADEESPIVVRRREQPAIRTDKVHSIYIAQGSAMAHAQELLEEYEPTAKVKRRFSDPYSHLTCTDE; this is encoded by the exons ATGAGTTTAAAAGATGCGGACAGTGCAATTTGCCAGACAAAAGTAGCCTATAATCTTCATGTTTACCCCCAACTCTCAACAGAaagtgctccctgctgcaaaGTGACAGCAACAAAGGACACCACGTCTTCAGATGTCATCAAGGATGTGATTAATATCTTAAACTTGGATGTCTCAAAAAGTTATGTGCTTGTGGAGGTGAAAGAAACAGGTGGTGAAGAATGGGTACTTGATACAAATGATTCTCCTGTTCATAGGGTTTTACTTTGGCCTCGTCGCGCTCAGGATGAGCATCCTCAAAAGGATGGGTACTACTTTCTTTTGCAAGAAAGAAACACGGATGGGACCATCAAATATGCCCAGATGCAACTGCTGTCCAAGGAGACGGATGCTCGACGATTGGTTGAAAGAGGTTTTCTTccatggcagcaggaggacttCGATGACTTGTGCAATATTCCCAACTTAACAGAGAAAACACTTCTAGAAAATCTCAAATGCCGCTTTCTAAAACACAAAATTTATACTTATGCAGGAAGTATTCTCATTGCAATTAACCCCTTCAAATTCTTGCCCATTTATAATCCTAAGTATGTCAAGTTGTATGAGAATCATCAACTCGGGAAGTTGGAGCCTCATATTTTTGCCATTGCTGATGTGGCTTATCACACAATGCTTAAAAAACACGTTAATCAGTGCATAGTTATATCAGGTGAAAGTGGTTCTGGAAAAACTCAAAGCACAAACTTCTTAATTCACTGCctcacagcactgagccagAAAGGGTACGCAAGTGGTGTGGAGAGAACTATTCTAGGAGCTGGACCAGTTCTGGAG GCATTTGGAAATGCAAAAACAGCACATAACAATAACTCCAGTCGTTTTGGAAAGTTTATTCAAGTCAATTACTTAGAGAATGGCGTTGTCCGAGG GGCTGTTGTTGAAAAATACCTGCTTGAAAAATCTCGACTTGTTTCTcaagaaaaagatgaaag GAACTACCATGTCTTTTATTATTTGCTACTTGGAGTCAATGAAGAAGAGCGTAAAGAATTTCACCTTAAACAACCTGAAGATTATTCCTACCTCAATCAG TGTAACTTGAAAATTGAAGATGGGGAAGATCTCCGGCATGACTTTGAAAGATTAAAACAAGCAATGGAGATGGTTGGCTTTctttcagcaacaaaaaaaca gattttttcagtgctttcagctATTCTTTATTTGGGCAACGTGACGTACAAGAAGAAAGCTACAGGCCGTGATGAAGGATTGGAAGTAGGACCTCCTGAAGTGCTGGACATTCTTTCCCAGCTTTTGAAA GTCAAACGTGAAATTCTAGTGGAAGtgctgacaaaaagaaaaacggTGACTGCTAATGATAAGCTTATTTTGCCATATAGTCTCAGTGAG gCCATAACAGCTCGTGATTCAATGGCAAAGTCCTTGTACAGTGCTCTGTTTGACTGGATTGTTCTGCGAATTAATCATGCACTCCTTAataagaaggacatggaggaaTCTGTTACA TGTTTGTCCATTGGTGTTCTTGATATTTTTGGGTTTGAAGACTTTGAAACCAACAGTTTTGAGCAGTTCTGCATAAACTATGCAAATGAGCAGCTTCAGTATTACTTTAATCAGCATATTTTCAAATTGGAACAG GAGGAATATAAGAGTGAAGGGATCACTTGGCACGATATTGACTATACTGATAATGTGGCCTGCATTCACTTAATCAGCAAGAAGCCCACTGGTCTCTTCTATCTTCTGGATGAAGAAAGCAA tTTTCCACGTGCCACCAACCAAACTCTACTAGCAAAATTCAAACAGCAGCATGAGGAGAACAAGTTTTTTGTTGCAACCCCAGTAATGGAACCTGCTTTTATTATTCGACATTTTGCTGGAAAAGTTAAATACCAGATAAAA GATTTCAGAGAGAAGAACATGGATTACATGAGGCCAGACATTGTTGCTTTACTACGAAGCAGTGACAGTGCCTATGTTCGGGAGCTGATAGGAATGGACCCTGTAGCTGTGTTCCGCTGGGCTGTTCTGCGAGCGGCTGTTCAGGCCATGGCTGTCTTTGCAGAAGCTGGACGCCAGAGAGCTCAGAAGACTGCAG GAGTGGTGCGCCAAGGACCCAGAGTTCCCCTTGGAGAACTCCAGAGATCAAATACACCAGTAGAAAAAGTTTACCG CCGCTCAATGCTTGATTTCTCATTTGATTGTTCTGAGGATTTCGATATAAATGCTTTTGAAgacatcatttctttttatgaaaaCAAGAA GAAAAGTAAAGCCATCAAACAAAAGCAGATCATTCCAAAG AACTTGCTGGATTCCAAATCTCTGAAGCTTATAGTAAGCATGACTCTACATGATCGAACTACAAAATCCCTCTTACACttgcacaagaaaaagaaaccccCTAGCATAAGTGCGCAGTTCCAG acttCACTCAATAAATTACTGGAGACACTGGGGAAAGCTGAGCCATTCTTTATCCGCTGTATCCGCTCCAATGCTGAGAAG aaagagatgCTCTTTGATGAAAACTTGGTGCTTCAGCAGTTAAGGTACACTGGCATGCTTGAAACTGTGCGAATCAGAAGGTCTGGCTACAGTGCTAAGTATACATTCCAG GAATTCATAGATCAGTTTCAGGTGCTACTTCCCAAAAATGCCAAAGCCTCTAAAGAAGACATTTTTGCCTATTTGAGTAAACTAAAATTGGATAAAAACAACTGTCAAATAGGGAAGACCAAG GTTTTTATGAAAGAGGCTGAGCGGCAAATACTACAGGATACACTACACAAAGAAGTGATCAGGAAAATCATTCTCCTTCAGAGCTGGCTCAGGATGGTTTTGGAAAGGAGACGCTTTCTCCGAACACGGCAAGCAGCCATTGTTTTACAG GCTTGCTGGCGTTCCCGCTGTGTTAGGAGGGCCCTGCAAAGGAATAATGCTGCCATTTATATTCAGTCAGCATGGCGAAGATACAGGGAGCAAAAACGCTACCTTGAACAGAAGAAGAGAATTTGTCTTGTGCAAGCCACGGTCAGAGGGTATCTTCAGCGTAAGAG atttcagaaaatggtaatggaaaagcagaaagatgaagaagagcagagaaaaatccAAGAAGCTCAAGACAGAGAGAATGATATGAGCAAGGATGAGGGTGATGAATCAACAACAGATCAATTGCCTGTGAAACACGAGTCAGAGCTGGATCACACTGTTGAGGGAAAAGATGAAGTTCCAAGTGAGCAAGCTGAAAACCTGGGCTCATCTGAAACGGCCACGTTACCTCAGAAGAATGTGATAGAGGGCTCTGAGAAAGTaacaagcagcagggagaaacGTGAATTTCGCCGGCAGAGGGGGCTGGAACATAATGAATTACAGAATAAGCATGTCCAGTTTTCCTTTGAAGGAACAGCTTTACTGTGCCCTGAAGAGCAAACCTCTTCTGAAGAGGCCCTGGAAAATGTTCCAGAGCCAAAAGAGTCCACAGAACAAGATGCTGTCCTACAAGGAAGCagtgagaaagaacaaaatgcaaatgATGGAAAGGCCATTTCAGACACACCACTGTTAAGTGAGATAAAAGAAAGTAGTAATATTCCTGAGCAGCCACCTGCATTGGAAGCTGAAAGAGTAGATAAGGCTGTTGACAGAGTGATGAAAACACAAGAGAACCAAAATAGCCAACTGAAAGTCAGCCAAAGCTGTCCTGAAAGGCCAACAGATCTTGCACTGAATCTTGAAAACACACTGTTTGCTACTGGGAGCTTCCAAACTCCACCTGAATGTTCGGGAGATAAAAACAAACGGCCTGTTCAGAAGGAAACCAAGGATCTGGATAGTCCTACTTCTTCCCAGATCCAGAGATATGTGGATGACCCAGGAAAACTAAAgtataagagagaaaaatggaaaggaaagagacagTCTGATGCTGGTCAGAATGATTTGCTGAGCCAGTCCTTGGATGGAAGAACTCGTGCAGATCAGTCTCCTCGGGATCAACTAGA AAAGAAGGGGACTTCATCTTCATTAAATGATCTCTCAATGCTGGCCCACGCTGCCACAAGTCAG CAATCACCAGATtcaacagaagaagaaaaaggcaacaaGAAATATCTTTTGCAAAAAAAGCCGAGTGACCTCTTACCTACCTCTGATTCAGTTGTTTCTATGCAGCCAGCAAGCCAGCAAATAGATGCCAA GTCTGCTTTCAAAAGTCCTTTGCGTAGACTTTTGGGGAAAAAGCCAGACAAGAAAATTCCGAAGGAGTATCCTGATGTGATTGATGAAGGTGATGGACTCTCACTCACGTCATGCCTCCTGTTTCCAGAAACAGGAGGAGCACAGAAAGTTTCAGAAG CTTCTTCTGGGCAGCCAAGTCGTCTCCAGGTAGGGGAGCGCCATGTAAAGGAGAGCAGTAAAGCAAAGAAGAACCGTACTATTAAGATCAGCAAGATCTCAAGTGTGTCTCAGAATTGGCGAGCTTCTATAGTCCGTGAGATTGCAAATGCCAATGAACTGAAGCATCTTGATGAGTTCCTTCTAAACAAG ATCAATGACTTGCGCTCCCAGAAATCTGGTGTTGAATGCTTGTTTTTTGAAGCCACTGAGAAGTTTAGAGGAAATATCAAGACCATGTACTCTGCTCCT aATGGGCAAATCCATGTTGGCTACAAAGATCTGGTGGAGAACTACCAGCTTCTAGTTACAAATCTGGccaaaaaaagggaagagaaagaagtcaAACTGGTTTTGAATCTCTTCCAATCCCTTCTAGATGAATTCATCAGAGGatatacaaaaaaagaagaatctgaACAGCCCAAG CAAACCAAAGCCCAGAAGAAGAAGCGGAAACAAGATCGTGCG ATTGAAGAACACAATGGTCATGTATTCACAAACTACCAAGTGAGCATTCGGCAGTCATGTGAACACTGCTCATCGTACATCTGGCCCATGGAAAAGGCCTGTCTCTGCAGTG TTTGCAAGTTGACTTGTCACAAGAAATGCATGTCCAAAATCCAGAGCAGCTGTACGTCCTGTGGGAAAAAG AATGAACAGGATGCAGAACCACGTCACTTTGGAGTGTCTGTGAGTTCCCTGACCAGTGAGAGAAATTCAGTCCCCATTGTCATGGAGAAGTTGCTAGAGCATGTGGAGATGCACGGCCTCTACACTGAAGGCATTTACAGGAAATCAGGATCCGCAAATCGTATGAAGGAGCTaaaacagctgctgcaagcag atcCAAACTCAGTGAAACTGGAGAACTACCCTATTCACACCATCACAGGGATCCTTAAGCAATGGTTACGAGAATTACCAGATCCACTAATGACATCAGCACAGTACAATGATTTTCTCCGTGCTGTAG AACTACCAGAAAAACAGGAGCAACTTTGTGCCATTTACAGTGTCCTTGAACAGCTTCCACAAGCAAATCATGATACCTTGGAACGGCTCATCTTCCATCTAGTCaa AGTGGCTTTGATAGAAGATGTCAACCGTATGTCACCCAATGCCTTGGCCATTGTTTTTGCTCCATGCCTCTTGCGTTGTCCTGATACCTCTGACCCTTTAACCAGCATGAAGGATGTTTCAAAAACAACCAT GTGTGTAGAGATGCTGATAAAGGAGCAGATAAGGAAGTACAAGATAAAAATGGATGAAATAAATCAGCTGGAAGCAGCTGAGAGCATTGCTTTTCGGAGGCTCTCATTGCTTCGGCAGAACACG CTATGGCCTGTAAAACTTGGGTTTTCTTCCCCGTATGAGGGGATGCTG AGTAAAAGTCCACAAGTCAAAGGAAATGACAGTGGCAGTTCAGAACTGGACTCTCTGCatgaagaagaggaagtttCTGAAGCTGATAACCGAGAAAAGGAGATTCTCATTGATCGGATACAGtcaataaaggaagaaaa GGAAGACATAACATATCGGTTACCTGAGCTTGATCAGCGAGGCTCTGATGAGGAAAATGTGGACTCTGAGACCTCAGCAAGCACAGAGAGCCTGCTAGAAGAGAGAACAGGACGGATGGATACCGAAG GAATTACTATTTCTGGAGTACAGTGCTGCGCTCAGAGCTCCAACGTGCCTGCCAAAGACATTTGCACAGTGCCTTCTCTTTTGCAAACCTCTTCAAGTTCTTTGTCTGCATCCCTGGCTTCAAGACGTAGATCATCTTTAACACTGTCCAAGATTAAGGTGCCCCGTCGAACTCCAGTGATGCCAACAGCAAACATCAAGCTTCCTCCTGGGATTTTCAAATGTACAGAATCTCAGGGCAAGACTTCAGCTGATGAAGAGTCTCCAATAGTGGTGAGACGAAGGGAGCAGCCAGCAATACGAACTGATAAAGTCCACTCTATATACATTGCACAAGGGTCTGCAATGGCCCACGCTCAGGAACTTTTGGAGGAATATGAACCAACAGCAAAAGTAAAACGGAGGTTTTCAGACCCTTATTCCCACCTTACATGTACAGATGAGTGA